In the genome of Podospora pseudocomata strain CBS 415.72m chromosome 2 map unlocalized CBS415.72m_2.2, whole genome shotgun sequence, one region contains:
- a CDS encoding uncharacterized protein (EggNog:ENOG503P7K4) produces the protein MSSSRRNQGAWSKWEHDEQNNRYFRARRNHRGDWEYDYSYPPGSEQQAPRADGVDNLASSMSNVTISDTSYNLDTPGVQDGSAYDDSYTFSAPTGSTSFGLSGIPPSPGQNIVYSDQTQGYGAPSAQGYDGYSTRPNGKSYDQSSGYRPSKGKSSSSRRPRNRGKPQADDLPPAQPQSFGPGEPFYEPTKPTSSYDETSSVASEYGTDLADGTDASVASEFDDQGTQVAPNPAESSYYSGSTVTLDPRAAVFSEPGPIEGEVEEDTATVIQPPEEYSTIPEAYEEDDGYGTGMVPGPASMVTGYDQSAYQFQDDPGQQTPRALSPMVQTPYSYGNTINQRVSDRGYGTSHSSQQNDIWSSFVVEHSSRFQPGEVFKIYWSEPLGSGMNATLRSYMQRGQKFHESFRRFIVVATDEGHSTCVPILTYGHQACTKKGVKPRKHGIVYASGTRPRMMPGEPDLGFEPVRLELTERTEKLDKESRVNYAKLVTIEHNYRVFFIGRIATSDFHNIVTPAVDYCWQNKNR, from the exons ATGAGTTCCAGTCGACGAAACCAAGGGGCATGGTCCAAGTGGGAACATGATGAGCAGAACAACCGATATTTTAGGGCCAGACGGAACCACAGAG GTGATTGGGAATATGACTACAGCTACCCGCCAGGCAGTGAGCAGCAAGCTCCTCGcgctgatggtgttgataaTCTCGCGAGCTCGATGTCCAATGTGACCATCTCAGATACATCGTACAATCTTGATACGCCGGGTGTCCAAGATGGTTCGGCATATGATGACTCTTATACGTTTAGTGCCCCGACTGGTTCCACGAGCTTCGGGCTGTCGGGTATTCCACCGAGCCCTGGGCAGAACATAGTTTATAGTGACCAAACTCAGGGATATGGAGCGCCATCTGCACAAGGTTACGATGGGTACTCGACCAGGCCAAATGGGAAATCTTACGACCAGTCTTCTGGATACAGACCATCCAAAGGGAAAAGCTCCTCGTCAAGGAGACCTCGGAACAGGGGAAAACCTCAAGCTGATGATCTGCCGCCAGCCCAACCCCAGTCATTTGGGCCCGGTGAGCCGTTCTACGAACCAACGAAGCCTACTTCATCCTACGATGAAACCTCATCTGTTGCATCCGAGTATGGAACTGATCTTGCAGATGGTACGGATGCAAGTGTTGCAAGTGAATTCGACGATCAAG GAACCCAAGTTGCACCCAATCCCGCAGAGTCCAGCTATTACTCAGGCAGCACTGTCACTCTTGATCCAAGGGCAGCCGTGTTTTCAGAGCCTGGCCCTATAGAAGgtgaagttgaagaggaCACTGCGACTGTGATTCAACCGCCAG AGGAGTACTCTACTATTCCCGAGGCctatgaggaagatgatgggtACGGAACTGGCATGGTGCCTGGACCAGCTTCAATGGTTACTGGATATGACCAGTCCGCATATCAATTTCAAGACGATCCTGGGCAGCAGACACCAAGAGCTCTGTCTCCGATGGTGCAGACCCCTTACTCGTATGGGAATACCATCAACCAACGAGTCAGCGATAGAGGCTATGGTACTTCACATTCATCGCAACAAAATGACATTTGGAGCA GCTTCGTGGTCGAACACTCGTCAAGATTCCAACCGGGAGAA GTCTTTAAAATCTACTGGTCTGAACCTCTCGGGAGCGGTATGAACGCGACCCTGCGATCCTACATGCAACGAGGCCAGAAGTTTCATGAAAGCTTTCGTCGGTTCATTGTTGTCGCTACCGACGAAGGTCATTCTACTTGCGT GCCTATTCTGACATATGGTCATCAAGCCTGCACCAAAAAGGGCGTGAAGCCCCGCAAGCATGGGATCGTCTATGCCTCTGGTACAAGACCACGCATGATGCCGGGCGAGCCAGACTTGGGTTTCGAACCTGTGCGGCTCGAGCTCACAGAACGAACcgagaagctcgacaaggagTCGCGCGTGAATTATGCGAAGCTTGTCACGATCGAGCATAACTACAGAGTGTTCTTCATTGGCCGTATTGCCACCTCCGACTTCCACAACATCGTCACACCTGCTGTTGACTACTGTTGGCAAAACAAGAACCGTTAG
- a CDS encoding uncharacterized protein (EggNog:ENOG503P9W2) produces MTSTTLPPTNPNTQNNFPLRTGSLNAQTTALPLTRKPTPLSSPATPRFNHAVSPAFKRSVERPAALNALSTTNGSPLNLRNASVHTPPDDDSASWTGDSTASSGDDDLSSPPPPPPPPPPPPRALKPEIVHPVPPTNLLPVGQIWAAQAAPAIAPAVHAPIRPHPLDIDGSESEFSDSDEASTSRYHDRLRRDLGAAVEGKQRDLRQLRSQMSTKLDEMLDAIRRLTTLENEAMKLLKPDQGGVQKFRQLQKTQMELLSTFKAMRSDFEEDESQLQSLESDLVRAARPAPFSARPNAVGLPGMDSVMQQSIIGAKEEVPEILLGISGERYDDIHPRYQDLLDKVGDRELAREHCEEIRYRREDIIYELEIKLHRKRMQENPGNSISEEELAEMKTSLESIPTNPGEFQARFGLPANEEDLNFLEDYDRQLQRAQRRFDRAEQEVHRLREWCINNKAMRQNASYNELLTIYLGTDQPPLPPDDGNMPIEFVPRTGHSKLAHDRFPILMSNPSHVLDELSEQAALNKAMALPADSSESAQRRAECMKELGITKLLQNAKNTPDLINRWLLHRLRTCPMEIELMLTVFETSCKVVNLRRWQEEVLFYWPRDEAAKKSPLEFEGPRTPVDEIYLGEQDFSRINSDIHKSQQADEGGQHSSRRSSGSESDG; encoded by the coding sequence ATGACATCCACCACAttaccaccaaccaaccccaacacccaaaACAATTTTCCACTGAGAACTGGCTCCTTAAACGCTCAAACCACCGCACTACCTTTGACCCGCAAACCTACACCACTCTCGTCGCCAGCTACGCCTCGCTTCAACCATGCTGTGTCGCCGGCATTCAAACGGTCTGTTGAGAGGCCAGCTGCCCTCAATGCCTTGTCCACGACGAATGGGTCACCGCTTAACCTACGCAATGCTTCTGTTCACACACCTCCTGACGATGATTCGGCCTCTTGGACTGGAGATAGTACAGCAAgcagtggtgatgacgatttgtcctcaccccctcctccaccccctcctccaccaccccctccacgaGCTTTAAAGCCCGAGATTGTCCATCCAGttccaccaaccaacctgcTGCCCGTTGGCCAAATTTGGGCAGCACAGGCTGCGCCTGCCATAGCACCGGCTGTTCATGCTCCAATCCGACCACATCCTCTTGACATCGACGGTTCGGAGTCGGAATTTAGCGATTCGGACGAGGCGTCCACAAGTCGATATCATGATCGGCTGCGCCGGGATCTGGGGGCTGCGGTCGAGGGCAAGCAACGCGACCTCCGCCAGCTAAGATCGCAGATGTCTACCAAGCTTGACGAAATGCTTGACGCCATACGCAGGTTGACGACCTTGGAAAATGAGGCCATGAAGCTTTTGAAGCCGGACCAAGGGGGTGTTCAAAAGTTTCGTCAACTACAAAAAACCCAGATGGAACTCCTCTCGACATTCAAAGCAATGAGGAGTGATTTCGAAGAAGATGAGTCTCAGTTGCAGAGCTTGGAGAGTGATCTGGTCAGGGCTGCACGACCAGCTCCATTCTCAGCCAGGCCTAATGCCGTAGGTCTGCCGGGGATGGATTCAGTCATGCAACAGTCCATTATTGGAGCGAAAGAGGAGGTGCCAGAGATCTTGTTGGGCATTTCGGGAGAACGCTACGACGATATACACCCTCGGTATCAAGATCTTTTGGACAAAGTTGGAGATCGCGAACTTGCCCGAGAACATTGTGAGGAAATCAGGTACCGCCGCGAGGATATCATCTACGAACTTGAGATCAAACTTCACCGGAAGAGGATGCAAGAGAACCCGGGCAACTCGAtcagcgaggaggagctaGCGGAAATGAAGACATCGCTCGAAAGCATCCCAACAAATCCTGGAGAATTTCAGGCTCGATTTGGACTCCCCGCTAATGAGGAGGATCTCAACTTTCTCGAAGACTACGACCGCCAACTGCAACGAGCGCAAAGGAGGTTTGACAGGGCAGAACAGGAAGTTCACCGGCTGCGAGAATGGTGCATCAACAATAAGGCGATGCGTCAAAATGCCTCTTATAACGAGTTATTAACAATCTACCTGGGGACCGACCAGCCACCGCTTCCCCCGGATGACGGGAATATGCCCATTGAATTCGTCCCGCGAACCGGTCACAGCAAGCTTGCCCATGATCGGTTTCCTATTCTCATGTCGAATCCATCGCATGTCCTGGACGAATTATCGGAACAAGCGGCTCTGAACAAGGCGATGGCACTTCCAGCAGACTCCTCGGAGAGTGCTCAGCGGAGGGCTGAGTGCATGAAGGAGTTAGGAATCACCAAGCTGCTTCAGAACGCCAAGAATACCCCTGACCTGATCAATCGATGGCTACTTCACCGCCTCCGCACATGTCCTATGGAAATAGAGCTCATGCTTACTGTATTTGAGACGAGCTGCAAGGTTGTCAACTTGCGGAGAtggcaggaggaggtgttgttttACTGGCCAAGAGACGAGGCAGCCAAGAAGTCACCGCTGGAATTTGAAGGACCTCGAACACCGGTGGATGAGATATATCTTGGAGAGCAGGACTTTTCACGAATCAACTCTGACATTCACAAGAGTCAGCAGGCGGACGAGGGGGGTCAACACAGCTCAAGGAGATCGAGTGGAAGTGAGAGTGATGGATGA
- a CDS encoding uncharacterized protein (EggNog:ENOG503NUXY; COG:S), with amino-acid sequence MDHFDHFSWESPELGPKKKPAGIEMGPVGSCSAPEADDHADGSLPTRHRSWKARALDSFKDRVGRVDERMNNSVVGRVFNLKGSGPKSIPDANFSTELRAGLTTFATMSYIIAVNASILADTGFDCECKKPLDNAGNCVNNKEWTTCYEEVKLDLITATAAVAAFSSILFGLFTNLPVCLGPGMGLNAYFTYQVVGAKGTGSIPYKTALTAVFIEGWIFMFLALTGMRHWLVKIIPGTIKTASGVGIGLFLTLIGMSYSSGIGIITGAISTPLAIGGCPASSLDQYGECTGEVMTNPKMWIGICLGGLFVVFLMAFKVRASIVIGIALVSILSWPRNTAVTYFPDTDDGNRRFAYFRQIVAFHPIKHTLGQIQWDLGEKFDTKVLVALITLLYVDIIDCTATLYSMARFCRRTTGKDKDFPRSTTAFCIDSICISLGALLGCSPVTAFIESGAGIAEGGRTGLTAVTAGFCFFLCIFFAPIFASIPPWATGCTLMLVGCLMIRQVTKINWAYIGDAVPSFITLAFIPFTYSVAYGLLAGIFSYAGINLCIWAIIKLSRGTIMPENYDMKEYWTWRPPGERPWLFRKIGEAIFWLRTKRRGRNSTFQLGSNDGSGGSSRHRVSPNNSTAAVEDKSTAAAATGV; translated from the exons ATGGACCACTTTGACCACTTCTCGTGGGAGAGCCCTGAGCTGGGTCCGAAGAAAAAGCC CGCCGGGATTGAGATGGGACCTGTCGGGAGCTGTTCGGCGCCTGAGGCTGATGACCATGCTGATGGGAGTCTGCCCACAAGGCACAGAAGTTGGAAGGCACGGGCACTTGACTCCTTCAAGGACCGCgttgggagggttgatgaGCGAATGAACAACTCGGTCGTTGGCCGGGTGTTCAACCTCAAGGGGAGCGGA CCTAAGAGTATTCCCGATGCCAACTTCTCTACAGAGTTGCGGGCTGGCCTCACTACATTTGCCACCATGTCCTACATCATTGCCGTCAAC GCCTCCATTCTCGCAGACACGGGGTTCGATTGCGAATGCAAAAAACCGCTCGACAACGCGGGCAACTGTGTAAACAACAAGGAGTGGACAACTTGCTACGAAG AGGTCAAGCTGGATCTTATCACTGCCACAGCTGCGGTGGCCGCTTTCTCCAGCATTCTGTTTGGTCttttcaccaacctccctgTCTGTCTTGG TCCTGGCATGGGCTTGAATGCCTACTTCACTTACCAAGTCGTTGGCGCAAAGGGGACCGGCTCGATTCCCTATAAGACTGCTCTCACCGCTGTCTTCATTGAAGGATGGATTTTCATGTTTCTAGCCCTCACTGGTATGCGACACTGGCTGGTCAAGATTATTCCCGGTACCATCAAAACGGCCAGTGGTGTTGGCATCGGTCTGTTTCTCACGCTCATCGGTATGTCATATTCCTCTGGAATTGGCATCATCACGGGAGCTATCAGTACACCCTTGGCTATTGGCGGTTGTCCAGCTAGTTCCTTGGATCAATATGGCGAGTGTACTGGAGAGGTCATGACCAACCCAAAG ATGTGGATTGGTATTTGTCTCGGTGGTCTGTTCGTGGTGTTCCTGATGGCTTTCAAGGTTCGAGCTTCAATCGTCATTGGCATTGCTTTAGTTTCAATCCTGTCTTGGCC ACGCAACACAGCCGTCACGTACTTCCCCGATACGGACGATGGCAACCGTCGCTTCGCATACTTCCGCCAAATTGTCGCTTTCCACCCCATCAAACACACCCTCGGCCAGATCCAATGGGACTTGGGTGAAAAATTCGACACCAAAGTGCTTGTCGCTTTGATCACCCTCCTCTATGTGGATATCATCGACTGCACAGCAACACTCTATTCCATGGCTCGGTTTTGCAGACGGACAACAGGTAAAGATAAGGACTTTCCACGCTCAACCACTGCATTCTGCATAGACTCGATTTGTATCTCGCTCGGGGCGCTCCTCGGATGCTCACCAGTTACGGCTTTCATTGAGAGCGGTGCTGGTATTGCTGAGGGTGGTCGGACTGGGCTGACGGCTGTCACTGCTGGATTTTGTTTCTTCCTGTGCATTTTCTTTGCCCCTATATTTGCGTCAATTCCGCCTTGGGCTACTGGATGTACTCTGATGCTG GTCGGCTGCCTAATGATCCGACAAGTGACCAAAATCAACTGGGCCTACATCGGTGACGCAGTCCCTTCATTCATCACCCTGGCCTTTATCCCCTTTACCTACAGTGTAGCCTACGGCCTTCTCGC cGGCATCTTCTCCTACGCGGGCATAAACCTCTGCATCTGGGCTATCATCAAACTATCCCGGGGCACCATCATGCCCGAAAACTACGACATGAAAGAATACTGGACCTGGCGACCCCCCGGCGAGCGCCCCTGGCTTTTTCGCAAAATCGGCGAGGCCATCTTTTGGCTGAGGACCAAGCGCCGAGGTAGGAACTCGACTTTTCAGCTGGGGTCGAATGATGGGAGCGGTGGGAGCTCGAGGCATCGGGTGAGTCCGAATaactcgacggcggcggtggaggataagagtactgctgctgctgcgacggGGGTGTAG
- the NOP1_1 gene encoding Small subunit processome complex component (BUSCO:EOG092648VW; COG:A; EggNog:ENOG503NV08): MGFERGGRGGGRGGGNFRGGDRGGRGGGRGGAGFGGRGGARGGARGGPRGGGRGGPARGGRGGRGGGRGGGAGGAAGGKKVIVEPHRHKGVFVARGGKEDLLATANLVPGESVYGEKRISVETGKNDEGNATKTEYRIWNPFRSKLAAGILGGLETIYMKPGSKVLYLGAASGTSVSHVADIVGPTGSVYAVEFSHRSGRDLINMATRRTNVIPIVEDARKPMAYRMLLPMVDVIFADVAQPDQARIVGINAKLFLKQGGGLLISIKASCIDSTAPPEQVFASEVQKLREDKFVPKEQLTLEPYERDHAMVSCVYLQKEYQE; this comes from the exons ATGGGCTTTGAGCGCGGTGGAAGAGGCGGTGGTCGCGGGGGAGGCAACTTCCGTGGTGGTGACCGTGGTGGACGCGGTGGTggccgcggtggtg CCGGTTTCggcggtcgtggtggtgcccGTGGTGGTGCCCGCGGTGGTCCTCGCGGCGGTGGCCGTGGCGGTCCTGCCCGTGGTGGTCGTGG TGgccgcggtggtggtcgcggtggtggtgccggtggtgctgctggcggcAAGAAGGTCATCGTCGAGCCCCATCGTCACAAGGGCGTCTTCGTTGCCCGCGGTGGAAAGGAGGATTTGCTCGCCACTGCCAACCTTGTACCTGGCGAGTCTGTCTACGGCGAGAAGAGAATCTCTGTTGAGACTGGCAAGAACGACGAGGGCAATGCCACCAAGACCGAGTACCGC ATCTGGAATCCTTTCCGTTCCAAGTTGGCTGCCGGTATCCTCGGTGGTCTCGAGACCATCTACATGAAGCCCGGTTCCAAGGTCCTCTACCTCGGTGCTGCGTCCGGTACCTCCGTTTCCCACGTTGCCGATATCGTCGGCCCTACCGGTTCCGTCTACGCAGTTGAGTTCTCTCACCGCTCTGGCAGAGATCTTATCAACATGGCT ACCCGCCGCACAAACGTCATTCCCATCGTTGAGGACGCCCGGAAGCCCATGGCCTACCGCATGCTTTTGCCGATGGTCGATGTCATCTTCGCCGATGTTGCCCAGCCCGATCAGGCCAGAATTGTCGGTATCAACGCCAAGTTGTTCCTGAAgcagggtggtggtcttcTCATCTCCATCAAGGCGTCCTGCATTGACAGCACAGCGCCCCCTGAGCAAGTGTTTGCCAGCGAAGTCCAGAAGCTCCGTGAGGACAAGTTTGTTCCCAAGGAGCAACTTACTCTTG AACCCTATGAGCGTGATCACGCCATGGTATCGTGCGTCTACCTCCAAAAGGAGTACCAGGAATAA
- a CDS encoding uncharacterized protein (COG:O; MEROPS:MER0013494; EggNog:ENOG503NVRT), with protein sequence MSGSWNTIESDAGVFTYLLTNLGVRNVQFEELLTLDPSSLAELHPVYGVIFLFKYPTDAPYRATGDKPLDGAFDHSIAENKLFFAAQTIPNACGTQALLSVLLNKTSGSDDEETKIDIGPVLKDFRDFTIDLPPEFRGEALSNSDVIRDTHNSFAKSSPFVDETTRNPNDETEDAFHFIAYTPFNGTLYELDGLQPAPISHGPCTQESFPEKVMEVIQRRIARYGDAEIRFNLLAMTRDLRIRARELGDVELLEREEQKRRDWQFENALRKHNFVGFAGEVLKGVVEYRLKEGGEEGYKSWVGQGKQKMVKRIEERRKGRGGGGEDVEIEG encoded by the exons ATGAGTGGAAGCTGGAATACCA TCGAATCCGACGCCGGCGTCTTCACCTACCTCCTAACCAACCTCGGCGTCCGCAACGTCCAATTCGAAGaactcctcaccctcgacccctcctccctggCCGAGCTCCACCCCGTCTACGgcgtcatcttcctcttcaaataCCCAACCGACGCCCCCTACCGCGCCACCGGCGACAAGCCCCTCGACGGAGCATTCGACCACTCCATCGCCGAAAACAagctcttcttcgccgcccaGACAATCCCCAACGCCTGCGGGACCcaagccctcctctccgtcctcctcaacaaaacCTCCGGctccgacgacgaagaaacAAAAATCGACATCGGCCCCGTCCTCAAAGACTTCCGCGACTTCACCATCGACCTCCCCCCCGAGTTCCGCGGCGAGGCGCTTTCCAATTCTGATGTCATAAGAGACACGCACAACTCGTTTGCCAAATCGTCTCCCTTTGTGGATGAGACAACCCGCAACCCAAACGATGAGACGGAAGATGCGTTTCATTTTATCGCTTACACGCCCTTTAACGGGACCCTTTACGAACTGGACGGCCTCCAGCCTGCTCCCATCTCCCATGGGCCTTGCACGCAGGAGAGCTTCCCTGAAAAGGTCATGGAGGTGATTCAGCGCCGGATTGCGAGATATGGCGACGCAGAGATTAGGTTTAACCTCTTGGCCATGACGAGAGACTTGAGGATCagggcgagggagttgggcgatgtggagttgttggagcgGGAGGAGCAAAAGAGGAGGGATTGGCAGTTTGAGAACGCGTTGAGAAAACACAACTTTGTTGGGTTTGCCGGGGAGGTgctgaagggggtggtggagtaTAGGCtcaaggagggaggggaggaggggtacAAGAGTTGGGTTGGGCAAGGGAAGCAGAAGATGGTCAAGAGGATAGAAGAGAGACggaaggggagaggtgggggtggggaggatgttgagatAGAGGGATAG
- the RPL17B gene encoding 60S ribosomal protein L17B (EggNog:ENOG503P1RH; COG:J): protein MVRYAATEISPVKSARSRGSYLRVSFKNTRETAQAINGWKLQRAQTFLQNVIDKKEAVPMRRYCGSIGRTAQGKQFGVTRARWPAKSAEFLLGLLKNAESNADSKGLDTGNLVVKHIQVNQAPKQRRRTYRAHGRINPYMSNPCHIELILTEAEETVAKSEAVVREEHLNSRQRGVRVRQALTAA from the exons ATG GTTCGGTACGCTGCGACTGAGATTTCCCCGGTGAAGTCCGCCCGCTCCCGCGGCTCTTACCTCCGTGTTTCTTTCAAGAACACCCGCGAGACTGCCCAGGCCATCAACGGCTGGAAGCTCCAGCGCGCCCAGACCTTCCTCCAGAATGTCAttgacaagaaggaggccgTCCCTATGAGACGCTACTGCGGCTCCATCGGCCGTACTGCTCAAG GCAAGCAGTTCGGTGTCACCCGTGCCCGCTGGCCCGCCAAGTCCGCCGAGTTCCTCCTCGGTCTCCTCAAGAACGCTGAGTCCAACGCCGACTCCAAGGGTCTTGACACTGGCAACCTCGTTGTCAAGCACATCCAGGTCAACCAGGCCCCCAAGCAGCGCCGCCGCACATACCGCGCCCACGGCCGC ATCAACCCCTACATGTCCAACCCCTGCCACATCGAGCTTATCCTCACCGAGGCTGAGGAGACCGTCGCCAAGTCCGAGGCCGTTGTCCGTGAGGAGCATCTTAACAGCAGACAGCGTGGCGTTCGCGTCCGCCAGGCCCTCACTGCCGCCTAA